From the Anopheles merus strain MAF chromosome 2L, AmerM5.1, whole genome shotgun sequence genome, the window ctcttttctctctctctctttctctctctctctttcttacgctctctctctttctctctctttcattattacattctctctttcgctctttctctctctctttcttacgCTCTCTCaagctttttctttctttcgctctctcgctctctctttctgtctctctcactCTGCTCCTTATTATTCTGGTATGAGTGAGTAAGTCGTACATaacaaaagtagaaaaaatataaaactatcTCAACATTTGTATTTATCTTCTTTCTTACTAGAAGATGTATATATTATTTACCATACATGTATCATTATTATACTGAATCATATACACTGAATATGTCTCGAAAACCTGTACATGCCGGCATGTACACGTAGGGAGCCAAATAGAATAAGTGTTAATTGACCATTTATTGTACCCAGTACCCAGAGACTAGGCTAATTAAGTTTTCGGACACACATCAAGAACAATAATGTGGAACCTAAAGCATGCCGTACACCTAAACTAGTCAAAAGTTAACGCAAAGTGTTGATTTTTCCTAATAAGATGATTTTTCCTAATAAGAGAAGACTACATGATTATATAGCTTATCGACTATTTTTGACGATTTTCATACGCTCTGAGTGGATGATTTGGTCATCTGGCTGAAGACAGTGAAATAAATTCCAGTTTTTTATGCTCTATTTTTCACACATCGTTTATTGACACTTATTGTTGCTTCTCGCAATCAATCAAATCACAACCGATGGCCATGACCTTCTTCACGCTCTTCATCAAAATAGGCCAGAATCCGCGGCCTCCCATTTTCTGAACTGCGGCGGCCTGCTCCGGGGTAAGCTCTAGCACGATCTTGGTGATAGCACTGGCTCCATCGTTGCTGGAAGCGGCGGCCTGCTCAGGTTGAGGCAGTGCCTGGGAGACGGCGAATACCGCGAACAGAGCAATCAAGACGAAGGCGAATGCGAACTTCATGTTGGCTGCTTGGTTGGCTTTGAAACTGGGACTTACTATATCCTATTCATTCTTCCGTCTTTTATATCCACACTCCACTTTTCTGTTGCTGCGAAATCTGCTGTCTTCTTCGGATGCGTGTAGCTGCAACCTACATTTGAACAATTTCTGTGTTTGAATGTTTGCAACTGTATAAACAACATATTCTTGAAATTCGTAAAGTCGGTTGTTACTATCCACTTTATGCGCATTAATGGTCGTTATACGGCTGGTCCTGTAGTACAGTGGCCAACTTGGACGACTTAAATACATGCTCGTCATGATTTCAAGCCCCGAACGAACCTTGCCCCCATACATAGAAGtggctatcctgctatggctaatgaataagtcactgaaaaccaaccCCACTAGTGTTACAGCCAGGTCTTGTACCAACAACGGATGTTTTGtcaaagaggaagaagaagattgatCGTTTTGTTGATCTAAATGATCATTTTAGAGAAAAGGTATTTTGTTACGTTTGAATCTTTTGTACTTTAGTACTTTATTTACACTTATACAACATATACAATAAATAAGATACACAATGTACAATACACTTCCAAATAATTCAAGCGGGTCGCGCACCAGCCACACCGAGCGTCcgtgccgagagctcctgctcgatcggctcgctaacACACTCTGATCGTgcggcgctcggcacacactaaccCGGCgttctggcaccaatcgaacacgacatcgaacataaaaaaatgtatgggatttggcATGTTAGATATGTTGGttgtcaaattgaaattgaagcCTCGCACGTTTAGTGTGTGCGATAGCGTGCGTGatacactgtcgtcctcctggaccggtggcagcgcaactgctgcggcaagtccaggggtcggcacggctgccgaCAACAGTATAACATTCAAATAAGTTTAACATAACTCAAGCTGTTTCTGAGATGATGATGTATGTTCTCATTTTAcgatatcttcttcttctttggctcaacaaccgatgccggtcaaggcctgccaacccacttgtggggttggctttcagtgacttattgatttccccccatagcaggatagtcagtcctacgtatggcggcacggtctatttggggcttgaacccatgacgggcatgttattaagtcgtacgagttgacgactgtaccatgagaccggcattTTACGATATAAACTTCTttatatattaatattttacattaaatGCTTACAAGGAGGACTGGTAAGAATATGTCAAAAAATGTTTCTGAATTGAGTCAATCAATTCAAATAAATGGCAAACGCACTAACTGCATTTAGCTCCCATTGCTAACATACGTTCTAACTGGCTCCATCGCTGTCGGACATTTTCCGCTGTCAGCCTCCAAGAGAGATCGTCCCGAGGGAACAACGCAAAGCCCATAAGGGATACAGGTCGATTGATGGCTAAGGAGTTGACAAATGAAAGTAAGTAGAAGAAGTTTCGTTTTAACAGTATCTTCGTCGTTATTTGCCTTTTTGGTCCTTTGCCTTTTTGGTTTGCCTTTTTGGACGAGGAAGGTGCATCCATCTCAtaaattttggattttttccTCCGATTCTCTTAACAACGATATTTTTCGGTGATATTGCAAgtgtaataataatttatgaataccgtacacaaaaaaaacacccaaaaacCTGTGGTATTATGAAAAATCTGGCACAACGAATCCAGTTGATTTTTAGTAACAACCATGTGGTTTTCCCTCGGAGAATACATTATAAACATATTCTTAACTCAGTTAAATTTGTAAAAACGAAAAGAGCACTAAAATAAGTAAAACTAGTTGCTAATTTAACAACCCATTAACTTCGAGCTtgtgtgcatgtatgtgtgtgaaaatTAACGAGACAACTGTCAAATCCAAGATCGTAGCGTTAGTTAAAAAAGAGCTTTGCATGAACTAGTATCCTACTTAGACTTAGGAACATTTTAAGAGTATTTAAACAGTTGAAACTACTTTCTTAacgcttttaaaatattttaattaaacaaatatgtaTTCATTCCTTTtattaaattgtgttttttagtAAAAACACGAAAAGAATAATTGGGTTTTTCCAGTAAACAGATGTACACAAAGTTTatacgtttaaaaaaatattcgaccaCATGTCTGTAGGGATTATAAGGTATGGGaggaagagagtgagagagagagcgagagagagagagagagagagagagagaaaagaaataaatggatAGTTGTATTAACAGCGAGAGAAGGACAAGGAATAGAATTGAAGATAGTAAATCGTCAGTTGAGTTAGAACTGTCAGCTGGAACACATATACTGAGTATTAATGAGATCCGAAAAGGGTATTTCCTCCTCCGGTCACTACAATGTCCTCGGCGCGGTacagtgtgttcgagaaatgtgctgaagattcagcattgcatatTAAACTGCATTTTCATAATCAACATGTACATTCAACAAAAGAATAAACCTGCAGTAAACAAACAGTTAGCTTAGTACAAGTGTTGGCAAGGCCATCACACAGCTGTTTCAACAATACTCGACACGCTTACCGCATTTGTTCTCATGGGTTGGAAATTGAAGATTTTGTTTACAATCTTATATAGAATAAATACACTCTCCGCTCAAAATAAGTTAAAGAATCAGTAGAACTGGCTTTACTTTaaacgcattttttttttcactaattAGATGCGCTTACTTCTATGGCAGCACAACTGAATGATAGATTTTTCTTATTGTTTTACCgtgatttattttgattttgggTAGAGTTTTGACAGTCAATAACTTTACAGGCAATTTTAATGCCATCTAATACGCCtttccatatttttttccaaaaccgTTTGCGTCCCATTGCCTCGACCACTAGAGCCTGCTCCTTGGTAAGTTCTATCTCGATCTTGGTATTCACGCTGGTTCCATCGTTATTCGAAGCAGCGGTCTCCTCGGGACGAGGCAGTGCCTGGGAGATCGTGATCACCGCGAACAGAGCGATTAGGACGAATGCGAGCGAGAACTTCATGTTGTATAGCAGATTGGCGTCTGAGTTGCGAATTATTGCTTCCTTGAAATTGTACTGGCTTTTATTGTGCCTGCAACTCGGTATAATTTCGTGACTTATTAACTCAGCTGGATAGCGTCTCCAGGAAAATGCTGATTTCGCAAACCATTAGATTCTTAGAAGATTCTGGATAGAGATCTATGTGCATCGAAAATTGCGTCACGGCTCCCATCTGAACAAATAGTACGTATCAGTTGCTTTTAGATATCGTTGTAGCTTCTTTCGTGCCGTTTGAAATCTGTTTTGCACATCCAATTTTTAACGCAACTTTTTCACGATAATAACAAGCAAGTCTGTAAATCATTTCCGAACACATCTGAATATTGTATACAGTGTGCTAGTAAAACGACAATATTTAATGCAATACATTACAGAATAAACAATAGAGtacaaaattgaataaaaatgtgATGTGATAATGAATATGTTAAGAAAATATGACACAAAAATACTGCTGAGTCAATTCTCAATACACAGGCTACACAATTTAATAGTTATGAGGTCCTCAAAGCCACACATTtaaataaagcatttttaaatgttcatCCTACAACAGAAATAGAATAATTCCAAACATCGCCACCATTTCTGTTACTTGGGATGTGgaaagaaatatttcatacGAAACGTTTCACGCCATAATTTCAAACACTTTTCAAACACCGAATAACCGTTTCTTTCATTCGAAAACCATACGAAAGTTTAGTTTGGATTCGGTACGCACGGAAAGACAAACACTTCGCTacatttttgttatatttggTTTCAATCTTCAGCAAATTACTCTCTCTATCTTAAGCAGCACGACCGGAAACGACACGTGCATCTAGCTCAAAGCACGCCAACGACTGCTCAGCATCTTCTACAAGATTGATCTCCAATGTACAAAAGCTTTTTTAATAACAATTAAGGACAGAAAGACGAATTGATGTAGCGGCAAGAgtacaaatacacaaaaactCTTATATCCTTAAGCATTTTCAAACGTTTCGCCAGAAATGCTTTCAGCCAAATGATTAAATGCATGCAGGTTCAAATCGATATTATAAGGCATGATTAAAGATTTTTGTCCCACGATTCCACGATTGGAAAGCTTATCTCAACAACAGTTTTTGTGATAAAGAAGATTCAGAATGAGTTGAGcttgcttcatttcaatgtacttttattttttattattcagaTGCACTTCATGTTAAATACAGTTTCACACAACTGCATACATTTCAGGTTGTGTTCGAACTTTACTATAGTTTACTGTTGTTGATCTTGATTTTGACTTTTGAAAAAGTCTTTACAACCAATTAGTTTGCACCCTTTTTTAACGACCTTCACTAACCCTTTGAAGCCTCCTTTGCGTCCCTTTGCCTCAACTGCGAGTCCATCCTCCTTGGTAAGCTCTGTCTCGGTCTTGGTGTTCACGCTGGTTCCATCGTTATTCGAAGCAGCGGTCTCCTCGGGACGAGGCAGTGCCTGGGAGATCGTGATCACCGCGAACAGAGCGATTAGGACGAATGCGAGCGAGAACTTCATGTTGTATAGCAGATTGGCGTCTGAGTTGCGAATTATTGCTTCCTTGAAATTGTACTGGCTTTTATTGTGCCTGCAACTCGGTATAATTTCGTGACTTATTAACTCAGCTGGATAGCGTCTCCAGGAAAATGCTGATTTCGCAAATCATTAGATTCTTATGAGATTCTGGATAGAGATCTATGTGCATCGAAAATTGCGTCATGGCACCCATCTGAACAAATAGTACGTATCAGTTGCTTTTAGATATCGTCGTAGCTTCTTTCGTGCCGTTTGAAATCTGTTTTGCACATCCAATTTTTAACGCAACTTTTTCACGATAATAACAAGCAAGTCTGTAAATCATTTCCGAACACATCTGAATATTGTATACAGTGTGCTAGTAAAACGACAATATTTAATGCAATACATTACAGAATAAACAATAGAGtacaaaattgaataaaaatgtgATGTGATAATGAATATGTTAAGAAAATATGACACAAAAATACTGCTGAGTCAATTCTCAATACACAGGCTACACAATTTAATAGTTATGAGGTCCTCGAAGCCACACATTTAAATAAAGCATTTTCAAATGTTCATCCTACAACAGAAATAGAATAATTCAAAACATCGCATCCATTTCTGTTACCTGGGATGTTgatatgaaatatttcatacgAAACGTTTCACGCCATAATTTCAAACACCAAATAACCGTTTCTTTCATTCGAAAACCATACGAAAGTTTAGTTTGGATTCGGTACGCACGGAAAGACAAACAATTCGCTacatttttgttatatttggTTTCAATCTTCAGCAAATTACTCTCTCTATCTTAAACAGCACGACCGGAAACGACACGTGCATCTAGCTCGAAGCACGCCAACGACTGTCCAGCATCGTCCACGAGATTGATCTCTACCGTAAGGCTGACGCGCGGATACACCAGCAGTACGGGCATGCTCAACCGATAGGTAATGTCCTCGTTGGCGCTCACCGGGCACTGAGCGTTCAGCAGCCAATTGCAGGCAGCAGCCCGATCCGCCGGAAGCTCGAACGGTGCCGTTACGCCCAGTGCCGTAGCGACCACTTGCGTGCGTAGGTTGGCCGCCGCAAACGGGGCCGTAAAGTCCATGTCCATAATGGCATCAGATCCACGCACCAGGTCACATGGTGGAACCGTACAACCCTCCACACGTACCTCAGTTGGGGCCGGCCGCCCTCCGGAACAGGCGCGGGTTGCTACTCCGGCACCGATTGCGTTGGTGGCCGCCAGCACTACCAGACCGACCACACTGAACAACTTCAAGCAAGCCATTGGAGAGTACGTGGAGACTGGTGTTGCTATTTACCGAACACAACTTTCCGTTTGATGTTGGCTAACAGCTTGGGAAGTCTTTTTATAGCGCCCAGGGTGTGGAATCATATCGCCTGATGCACCCGAATGGGCTGATCGAGTTACGTTATTGGCCAggtgtttcactttttttggTTGGGAACCCTCGCCCGGTGATAAGCGGTTCAGTGTTTCTTGTTCTCGATATCTATCAAAAAGGTAACCCGGGGACGGATTTACGGGCGGATCTGTTCGTCGGTACCCGATGCGATATGATCGGATTCCCAGTACAATCGGAGGGGAGCAATAAATCAATATAAACATCTCATGGAAACAAAAGGCCAACGAACGAACGTGGCTGGGACGTCGGCTGGTATTATTTTTAGTCAAATGAATCTTTTTCGCATAAAGCACACACAATTCCATTACACGGTGTATTTactcattattttatttctacaTGCGAATCAACAACAAATATAGGTAGTGTAAATATATCATTCTATAAAACGATAAACGTGTATAATATACCTAGCTCATCTGTGTACACAACATGTGCTTCTGCTTCCGCAACCTGTCTACGCGTGCTTACGAAGCAATATATAGTTTTGTGGCTTAGGTAGGCGACATTAGCACGATTAGTGGCTACTACTCTACTTACAACAAACTACCTACCTACATAGAAGCTATCACTTAGCAAAGCGAAGGAATTTACAGATTTATTACAATGTTCCGCATCTTCTGCCCGCCCAACCGACAGCAGCAGTGCGCGGGACAGGATAGGGCtattaataaacaataaacatcaTCCCGTTCGGCTTGGTGCGATTAAAATAGCTGTGCAAGCGTTTCGGCCTGCTCGATCTAAGACTCGCCCGTTCGGTGACGCGTGCTGGGTGGTTTTGGACACCAGCATttctgcttttcttttcctctctTTAAATTAAACGCAGAGCGCTTCTCGCCAGCTAACTTTAACCTTACGCATTCATGCCGACGCATCTATCATCAGTATCCTACGCTCTGTTCCTCGACTACCTAAATCGCCCTGGCACATGGTTAACATTCTTTGCGTAGAGAGCGCTTCCTGCTTACATCTCTTGTGGTCGCCGCAAATCTATCTAATGCTGGGTAGACCGTTTAAGCCTAAAGTGTCgcgtatgtgttttttttttcttcctcgtATTTCACTATCAACAAAGACCGCTGTCGCCCGTGGCCGTTCGTGTGTGATGTTTCGCACGATGTGTCATCAGTAAATCGATTACGTTCATCAACGAtttatgttttgtattttgttcctctcttgttctttttgtttgtctcgCGTAGAAGAGAGCTTTACCATGGGCTAAAGTGCTACAGATctaaagaagaaaacattgaAACAGAAAACGCATTATATGATAAGTATCGGAACCGGAGCCGGTTTGTGCTCTGGCAGTGTGTCTTGTGAGGCAACTCTTTCACTGATGCACTACTCTAGGCGAAGCGAAGTACACTTAAAGTTTGATTTGCATTTAACTTCAATATTCCTCTTTTAGGTTGCACGGGTGCGCCTAACCAATGTTCAAGTAGCTTTTATATCCAATTAGTAGCTAATAACGGAAGACTTTCCCTATACAAGACATAACAATAAGTGTTCATTGGCACATAAGATCTGCTCGAAGCTTCTCGTGAGCAGGCAATAGTAACAGACATAGGaaactgaaacctttccaAGCCTTGGGAAGTTTTGGTGACGGTGTCAGAATCTTTTCGGTCAAGCAATTCGGTCCACCAGACAACCAACTATTGCATTCTGTACAAGCACTCCATCCTATATCAAACAGAAGCAAAGATTCTGCAGAGCGCCACCCGAATCACGGTTCGGATTATTGCGACGACCTTTCACCGCCACGGTAGTCGTCTGTGTGGCGGGTTCCAGCTCCGCACTGGGGGCTGACGTGGGGACGAAACTCACGGCAGACGCACGGGTCGTCTGCTTCTCACCGAGACAGGAGGACATCAGTGGAATGGTCGATGGTTTACCCGGCAGGGTCACGATACTGCTGCTGTCCGTCGTGCTCGGATGTACGCCCTCTGACATCTCCTCCCCAGCTACAAgataccgtttttttttttttttttgttcaaacaacaGAGGGACAAAAGAGAGGATATAGACAACAGGTTCGGCGCACAGTGGTACGTTGAAAAGCCGTACACGACAACATGGGTGTTATTTtacaaaacgaacaaaacacgATCGCTGGCATCGCTGCACAACAACGCACGCGGTTAGCTGCGAAAAGGTGAATACAGGTGTCCTACGGTGCCATTGTGGTGCCCCCAACCTTCCtatcactgtgtgtgtgtttgtgtgcgcgcatATCAGTCACAACCCTTTATGTACGCAAGATAGCAGATAGCCTTTGCGTTTGAAGAATACGGAACCTCATTGATCGAAAACTTTCCCCCAAAAACCAAAAGCCACATCCTCCCTGCATAGAAAGTCTTGCAAGAGATTCGTTCTTCAACTGCACGGGGCAACTGCTGCATCGAGGACATTTGTTTCTTCCCCACAAGCCTCGCGTTTGAGGCTATCTGAGTCAACCTGTGAAACCTGtcaacctctctctctctctctctctttaccaTCTTAAAGTATCATGAGTGCAAACAGTGTAATAATGGCAATAATGATCGCAATAACTGTAACATAATCAATGCTGCTATTAGCCAAGCCATAGGTACATGCAAGAACAACATGCTGCGGTTGCACtaagctactgctgctactcttCCGCTTCGTTTGCGCACCACCGCCGACTGATCTGCTGCGGCAGCTGCTTCCGGAGCTTTCACCACGCGTTCGATAGCGCAGTTGTcgatcaccatcaccatcatcatcgtcaagAGGGCGCGGCACCAATGCCTCCAGTCGTCTCCGTTCCGCGTCAAGCCTGCTCAACTCTTCCAACGTTTCAACCGGTGGGTCATCTACGCTCGATTCTTCTACTGCATCACTTTCCACCGGTTCTTCTTCCTTCAGCTCCGTCGTCTCCTGCGCACTCACATCCTCGATGAAGATCTCCGGTATCTGCAGCTCGCTGCGAAACGGATAGTACCCAGTGCCGCACGGTCCAATGCGAACCTCGTTCACGAACGTCACCTTCCGATCGATCGGTCCGCTGCCGGGGAACTCCGACCCAAAATCGTTCAGGCTAACATTGCCCGAATCGGTCGTGGTGGAGTCGACATCGTTCGCGGCAGTCGTTTCCTCCAGCTCCTCGGCCAGATCCTCGTGGATCGTGTCGAGACTGTGGTGCAGATGGTTGCCGAAGCTGCTGCGCAGATAGAAGCTCGTCATCGGCGGTTCCTCCTCGCTCGCGGTAACCTCaacggcggtggcggtggtgtcgTGCGTTTGCGTGTCAGAAGAAGTGATaatagtggtggtggtggtggtgttcgtGTTGGTAGTGACATTCTTACAAGCGATGCTATTAGTAGCGGAAACAGCGCAAACACTCGCCACGGTGctggtagtagtggtagtaagGGATTGGTTAGGGAAAAGGATGGTCGGGACGGGCACGGAAAGGacaacaccaccatcatgctcatcggtggtggtggtggtggcaggaTCGGCGGACAGTGCAGTACGGGGGAGCGGGGCAGAGGGTTTGGCACACGACAACGAAAGCAACGGTACACGGCCGGTACCGGCTGCTTCCTTACCTGTCGGTGTTGGGCTCTTGATGCCGAAGATCATGGCGAGCTCTTCGGACGAGTTGTACTGCGACTCCGTGTCGGACGGTGTTAGCCGCACGGAGGACACCGGGGGCGACGGGCGGGACGTTTTAGTTCGTCCCTCGCTAGAGGGGGACGTACTGGTGCCCCGTTGTTGGGACGTTTCGCTCGCTGTGACAGACTTAGGACCGACGCTCTGGGAGGAGGACTTTGGACAAGGCTCGGTCTCGCTCGAGGACTTCAGCTCGGTCTGCGCACTGGCAGGTACTTTCTGGGCAGCGTTGGATTCAAGCTCAATGCCACACTCCTTCATGATGATGTCGATCTCTTCCTCTGTGGACTTTTTATCCGTATCGGACTCAAACGGTTCGATACTCTCGACCAGATTATCGTAATCACGTTCGATCGATGACTTAACGCGCTCATCTCGCTGCTCATCCTCAGCTTCCAGCTCACTGAGCTGCTCCTGGCAGCGTTTGCTGAGCGCTTCGAAGCTACCGGCCGGCGTTAGCTGCTCT encodes:
- the LOC121593423 gene encoding uncharacterized protein LOC121593423, with product MKFAFAFVLIALFAVFAVSQALPQPEQAAASSNDGASAITKIVLELTPEQAAAVQKMGGRGFWPILMKSVKKVMAIGCDLIDCEKQQ
- the LOC121593416 gene encoding NPC intracellular cholesterol transporter 2-like; amino-acid sequence: MACLKLFSVVGLVVLAATNAIGAGVATRACSGGRPAPTEVRVEGCTVPPCDLVRGSDAIMDMDFTAPFAAANLRTQVVATALGVTAPFELPADRAAACNWLLNAQCPVSANEDITYRLSMPVLLVYPRVSLTVEINLVDDAGQSLACFELDARVVSGRAV